The following coding sequences lie in one Anoplolepis gracilipes chromosome 4, ASM4749672v1, whole genome shotgun sequence genomic window:
- the LOC140665288 gene encoding uncharacterized protein isoform X3, with protein sequence MKKHPHILACILLLLPLALGLSLQEDDLVFDDVGEDNDNDNLPAGPALINHATHSRSDRYEHGSSRDGRRHASRVERAWGVSDSVVPVGHVFKMKIPRQAFSGNVDFYEVHGTSNRDRFPEWMYWDDAASTLLGVPLKEDTGNYHLTVTAFGKHRDTAKDQFVVQVIPEKLEELKHKDGRTHCDDGEEQTVLTILLDAAIEKLSPTIRTNAIENLAGFLGMHTSAFSMHSQGVKALGSSVILTGPGNVKLSRFRKNHLTTIQWQVGCDGHLWKHQTELVKQLREQAKDGTLAEVLQLPVISWRVRTDSSPSLRNRREAGSGDYGDADGYDDNYDDNYEDNEDDYDGEEGEDDNEDSRVPPTYVPDAKIPEHPHRHHHGEETIDWKSEDVDEEEIIPRMRPIELENKTTTSTPEQTTTSMREPSTTIQTSVVITDLNTTTPSSVVVTNVSTTITTTTPVNVTNATTTTTNAISSTSDLRTTLSTIPSSTSTTTTTTTTTTAAPTTTTTTTTTARIITESIEYGQVNFPPRRDRRLQKKAVTAGQLLSFVIPANTFTDFEDGNTRKLKLSLYWQDAPLKPTHWLQFNPYLQEIYGLPLEKDISTWNYKLVATDSEGANVSDSLDIHVQQHRSSRSVNHEFTIYLRIDKRSEFPTDVDWERQVYRGLSALYDNNVNITVRSIEINTSDREQVIFTWTNDEVLRSSECPKEDINDLWRVLVDSNGDPSFSLRMKLGPEITIRRVVFEGIGQCEDMNRLEEPKVSTEEPKVNFPPVPRNQVDLVNATVGQLLIFKVPEDTFFDAEDGSSRNMKMSLLTIDRIPIPPHEWLQFDSKNQEFYGVPMRSDIGRKEYQLVVTDKDGASTTDGLVVVVHQAPFMAHTVEFSMTLDIPYESFAHSALQKRNFIEKLRDLYEDKDTNAISLHSISNGSTVITWHNRTLPTSYCAHEEVNRLRSVLVKSDNDRRSVTDEVLDVMGLKFPVKQITVIPMGICLGELTGVHSPDSHVPPVDDSTSVGAFRDDYLLTFVLPAIIIAAMLIVAGIIACVLHKRRRSGKMSVSEQDDERQSFRSKGIPVIFQDELEEKPDPGNKSPVILKEEKPPLPPPEYQKAEDGADVPMLPKENSEEPYQPPPPFATNRDTNRQNRPKPTPTYRKPPPYVPP encoded by the exons ATGAAGAAGCATCCTCACATCCTTGCGTGCATTTTGCTCCTCCTACCTCTGGCTTTGGGTCTCAGCCTACAAGAGGACGATCTAGTTTTCGACGACGTTGGCGAGGACAATGACAATGACAACTTGCCTGCCGGGCCTGCTCTGATAAATCATGCGACTCACAGTCGATCCGATCGTTACGAGCACGGATCGTCCAGGGATGGCAGGAGGCATGCTTCTCGGGTCGAAAGAGCATGGGGCGTGTCGGATTCGGTCGTCCCAGTTGGCCATGTTTTCAAGATGAAAATACCGCGACAGGCTTTTTCAGGAAATGTGGATTTTTACGAG GTTCACGGGACCAGTAATCGCGATCGTTTTCCGGAATGGATGTACTGGGACGACGCGGCGTCCACTCTTCTGGGTGTGCCGTTGAAAGAAGACACGGGCAATTATCATCTGACCGTCACGGCTTTCGGTAAGCATCGTGACACTGCCAAGGATCAGTTCGTCGTGCAAGTTATACCCGAGAAACTGGAAGAACTCAAGCATAAGGACGGCAGG ACGCATTGCGATGACGGAGAGGAACAGACGGTTCTAACGATTTTGCTGGATGCGGCAATAGAGAAACTATCGCCTACCATCAGGACGAACGCCATCGAAAATCTCGCGGGATTTCTGGGAATGCATAcg AGCGCATTCTCGATGCATTCTCAAGGCGTGAAGGCATTGGGTTCCTCCGTTATTCTTACCGGACCTGGAAACGTTAAGCTTTCCAGATTTAGAAAGAATCATTTGACTACTATCCAGTGGCAG GTCGGCTGCGACGGCCACTTGTGGAAGCATCAAACGGAATTAGTGAAACAACTGCGGGAGCAAGCAAAGGATGGCACTTTAGCGGAAGTTCTGCAATTACCCGTGATATCGTGGCGCGTAAGGACAGATTCGAGTCCCTCTTTGAGAAACAGGCGAGAAGCCGGTTCCGGCGACTACGGCGACGCGGACGGTTACGATGACAATTACGATGACAATTACGAGGACAATGAGGATGATTACGACGGCGAAGAGGGCGAGGATGATAACGAGGACTCGCGAGTACCACCGACTTATGTGCCGGATGCGAAAATTCCGGAGCATCCGCACAGACATCATCACGGCGAGGAGACGATCGATTGGAAG AGCGAAGACGTCGACGAAGAAGAGATAATACCGAGAATGAGGCCAATCGAGCTTGAAAACAAAACAACCACGTCTACG CCGGAACAAACTACGACTTCGATGAGAGAACCATCTACCACTATACAAACATCGGTTGTAATCACGGATCTTAACACTACTACTCCTTCATCTGTAGTCGTAACGAACGTTAGCACTACCATTACCACCACTACGCCTGTGAACGTAACAAACGCCACAACTACGACTACTAATGCGATATCGTCGACGTCAGATCTTCGAACGACGTTGAGCACGATACCGTCTAGTACCAGCACGACCACCACTACGACTACAACCACTACCGCAGCTCCTACTACTACTACCACTACTACTACGACAGCTCGGATTATTACGGAGAGTATCGAGTACGGCCAAGTCAACTTCCCGCCGAGACGCGATAGGAGATTACAGAAGAAAGCGGTAACCGCCGGTCAACTATTGAGTTTTGTTATACCAGCCAACACCTTCACCGATTTCGAAGACGGCAATACGAGGAAGTTGAAATTAAGCTTGTACTGGCAAGATGCACCGTTAAAGCCGACTCACTGGCTCCAGTTCAATCCTTATTTGCAGGAAATTTATGGACT gCCTCTCGAGAAAGATATATCTACCTGGAATTACAAACTAGTTGCCACGGACAGCGAAGGCGCCAATGTTTCCGATAGTCTCGATATTCATGTTCAGCAGCACAGGTCGAGTCGTAGCGTCAATCACGAATTCACAATTTACTTGAGGATCGATAAACGAAGCGAATTTCCAACAGACGTTGACTGGGAACGCCAA GTATACCGAGGCTTGTCTGCACTTTATGACAACAACGTAAACATTACAGTTCGTTCTATTGAAATCAATACATCTGATCGTGAACAAGTCATTTTTACATGGACTAACGATGAAGTTTTAAGAAGCAGCGAGTGTCCAAAAGAAGATATAAACGATTTATGGCGC GTACTCGTTGACAGTAATGGGGATCCATCGTTTTCTTTGCGAATGAAGCTCGGTCCAGAAATTACAATTAGGCGTGTAGTATTCGAAGGCATTGGACAATGCGAAGATATGAATCGTCTCGAGGAACCTAAAGTTTCTACCGAAGAGCCGAAAGTTAATTTCCCACCTGTACCGAGGAATCAAGTCGACCTTGTTAATGCGACAGTTGGACAATTGCTTATATTTAAAGTGCCAGAA GATACTTTCTTCGATGCTGAGGATGGATCGTCACGAAATATGAAGATGTCACTTTTGACTATCGATCGAATACCTATTCCACCTCATGAGTGGCTGCAGTTTGACAGcaaaaatcaagaattttaCGGCGTTCCAATGCGGTCCGATATCGGCCGTAAAGAATATCAGTTGGTTGTCACTGATAAAGACg GTGCGAGCACCACAGATGGATTGGTCGTTGTCGTTCATCAGGCGCCGTTTATGGCGCACACGGTAGAATTCTCGATGACGCTGGATATTCCTTACGAATCCTTCGCGCATTCCGCGCTTCAGAAGCGTAACTTTATTGAGAAGTTACGAGATCTCTACGAGGATAAGGACACGAATGCTATCTCGTTGCACAGCATCTCGAATGGTAGTACCGTAATCACGTGGCATAACAGAACTTTGCCTACGTCGTATTGCGCTCACGAGGAGGTCAACAGGTTACGATCCGTGCTCGTGAAGAGCGACAACGATCGACGTTCCGTGACGGACGAGGTGTTGGACGTGATGGGCTTGAAATTCCCTGTAAAACAAATTACGGTGATCCCGATGGGGATCTGTCTCGGTGAATTGACGGGCGTGCATTCGCCAGATAGCCATGTACCACCGGTGGACGATTCCACGTCGGTCGGCGCATTCCGCGACGATTATCTTCTCACTTTTGTTCTGCCGGCGATTATTATCGCTGCTATGCTCATTGTAGCGGGAATCATTGCATGCGTTCTGCATAAACGAAGACGCAGCGGCAAGATGAGCGTTAGCGAACAAGATGACGAACGACAGAGTTTTCGCAGTAAGGGAATTCCTGTGATTTTCCAGGATGAACTGGAGGAAAAGCCGGATCCtg gTAATAAATCACCAGTCATCCTAAAAGAGGAAAAGCCACCACTTCCACCACCAGAGTATCAGAAAGCTGAGGACGGGGCTGACGTACCGATGCTGCCAAAGGAAAACTCCGAAGAACCATATCAACCACCACCGCCGTTTGCTACGAATCGCGACACCAATCGGCAAAATCGCCCTAAGCCCACTCCAACGTACAGAAAACCACCCCCTTACGTGCCTCCCTAA